Genomic segment of Kibdelosporangium phytohabitans:
GACACCCCACGGCTACGACCGGCGCGCCGACACCGACAACCCCCGCAACCGCACCTGCCCCTGGTGCGGAGCAGCCCCCGGCCACCCCTGCACCCGACTCACCCGCCGCAGCGGCCTCGTCGCCATCCACGGGTACCACGACGCCCGCAGCGCACCAGCCGATCAAGAACCCACCGAAGACACCGTTATTCGCCACGAGGAGCGCCCAACATGATCTCGCCGACCAACAGGGCCACGCGCTGCTGCCCGGTCTGCGAACGGCCCGTCACCGGCGGCGTCGTGCTCGACCAGAACTGCCTCGACGAGATCACCACATGCCTCACCCAGATCCCCGACCTGCTCACCGAACTCGAAGTCAACGCCACCCGCCAAGCCAAAGGCGGACCGCGCGGCTACGGCAGCCGATCCGCCGAAACCCCACTCCCATACGGACTCGCCGCCAGCAACCTGGTCACCCAGATCACCGCCAACCTCGTCCGCGCCGCCACCGCAGTGGCGCCCTACACCTGGCGGCCACCACTTCGATACATCCCGCCACCCACCACAGTCGACACAGCCACCCGATGGCTACTCACCCACAAAGACCAGATCCGCCACCATCCACGCGGCGAGAAGCTCTACGACCTGATCACCACCGCCCGAGCTCGCGCACTCACCGTCATTGACCGGCCCGCCGACCTCTTCCCGGCCGGCCAATGCGGCGCCGAACTCGACGACGGCACCACCTGCCCAGAAATCCTGTACGGCGACCCAGACCGCGCCACCGTCCGCTGCCGATGCGGCGCCCAACACGACATGGACCGAACGTGGATGCTCGAAGCCGCACGCGACCAAGCCTGGACAGCAGCAGAAATCGGACGCGCCATCCCCGACCTCACCGCAGCCATGGTCCGCGGCTACGCGAACCGCCGCCGACTCACCGCCTGCGGCAGCCGCATCATCGGCCCCGGCCGAGCCATCCCGATCTATCGCGTCGGTGACCTGCTCGACATCCTCAACGCGAGCCTGCTTGCCGGTTGATCAGCGCGAACGGTACTGTGAGTCACAGTCAGGAGCAGTGTCCGACAAAGACCGGTTGCTCCGCCCCTCGGTAACACCCAACATCAGCCAGCCCCGGCATATGGCGGCCGGGGCTTTCGCATGCCGAAGGGCGGAACCCGTGAGCGAGATCATCCTGCCGATCTACGTCCGGATCGACGACGCCGAAGTCCAGATCGGGCAGCTCGAAGTCGAGCCCGGCGTCTCGGCCGCAGCCCACCTCGATCCGTTCGCGCTGGTCAACATCCGCAACACCATCGAGCCCGAGCCGGAGGACTGAGCCGTGGCACGCACCGCACGCACCCCCATCACCGCCGCGAACGGCGGAACCACCCTGACCGCAACCACTGCCAACGCCGACGGCGAGATGTGGGTCTACAACGGCGGCCGCAACAAGCTCGTCGTCATCAACGGGTCCGGCGGATCCATCAACGTCACGGTGCTCACCCCTGCCGCCAAGACCACACCGGACGGTCTTGACATCCCCGACCGCGTCATCGCCGTCCCCGCCGGACAAACCAAGATCATCCGCGAGTCCGACTCGGCACTGCGCGACGACGGCATGGTCTGGGTCGAGTACTCCGCCGTCACCACCGTCACCGCCTACCTGCTGCAGGACTGAAGGAGACACCGTGCAGAAGCCGAGCGTCGGCCGAATCGTCCACTACGTCAGCTACGGCACACCCGGCGGCGAGTACGGATCCTGCTGCCGTGCAGCGATCGTCACCGACGTGGACAACTACCAACCCGCCAGCCCTGACGACGACATCCACATCGGCCACGTGGGCCTGGCCGTGCTCAACCCGACCGGGATGTTCTTCAACCCGACAGTTCTGCAGGACGAGGACAGGAAGTCCGGCGGCACCTGGCACTGGCCCGAGCGAGTCTGATCATGGTGTCCACCGCGAAGCCCGTCACCCTCCCGGTCCGAGTCGTCGTCGACCTGCCGATGGCATGGCGCCATCACTGCGGACACCTCAACCCCGGCGCCCACCACGACCACTCGGTTTGCGCAGGCTGCAGCGCCGACGCACCAGCGCACACAGTCGACGCCCGCTACCTGCTGGTCGAGTACGGAACCTGATGGGCAGGGCACTCAGCCCATGCTCAACACCAGGCTGCCCCGAGCTCACCCCTCGCGGCCGGTGCACCACCTGCACACGACAGGCAGAGCAGACCCGAGGCACAGCACACCAACGTGGATACGACCGAGGGCACGACCGGTTCCGCCGAGCTGTGATCCGACGCGATCCGATCTGCAAGCTGTGCGGTGCCGCACCGTCCCGGGACGCAGACCACCACCCCCTCAGCAAGAGGGACCTGGTCGAACGCAGGCTCAATCCCAACGATCCACGCTACGGACGCGGCCTGTGCCACCGATGCCACTCAAGCGAGACCGCCGCCCACCAACCCGGCGGGTGGCATGCCACATGATCAACCCTTGTCCACAAGGGACCGGGGGAGGACCCCCAACCCCCCGGGGGGCCAGACCGCCGGGGAGGGCTCTGGAAGGTCTGACGGGTTCAGAAATCACTCCCGCCGTGACGCGACGTCGCGGTGTGTCGTGCCGCGCGACGCGGCGTTGAGGAGGGACCGCCATGAAGGGTGGCGCTCGCGTCAACAGTGGTCCGCCGCCGGACCCGAACGCGATTCGTCGAGGTCGGCAGGGTGACGCGGACACGTGGACGTGGCTTCCGCAGGAGGGTTTCGCTGGGGCGATCCCGGACTGGCCGCTGCTGGATGATGTCACGCTCACCGCGCGTCGGGACATGATGTTGGACAAGGCGGCCGGGCTCGCTGATGAGCTGGCCGACGCGACCGATGATCGTGTCCGTGGTCTGGTGCAGCGTCGGCTCGACTCCGCCAATGAGCGGATCCGGATCTTGGATCAACAGATCGATGCTCAACGGGATCTTGAGCAGTCGATGTGGCACCAGCTGTGGCGGACACCGCAGGCGTTCGTGTGGGATCAGCAGCGCTGGCTGCGTGAGGTCGCTCAGTACGTTCGGCACAAGGTGCTCGCCGAGCTGGGCTCAATGGCCGACGCGAAGGAAGCACGGCAGTGGTCGGACCGGCTGGGCCTGAACCCCGCGGCGATGCTGCGTAACCGGTGGCGCGTCGTCGACGGCGTGGTCGCGAAGCCGGGCGGGCAGCAGCAGTCGGCGCCGAAGCGGGAGTCGGCGCGGTCACGGCTGACGGTCGTGTCCAATGACGACGACGAAAGCTGACGAGTACGTCGTCAACTTCCCGACCCTGTGGATCGTGCCGGACTGGATCGAGCAGCACTGCATCGTTCCGGACCGGTTCCAGAAGGGTCAGCCGTTCGAGCTGTACGACTGGCAGTTGTGGTGCACGGTCAACCACTACCGGGTCAAGCCCACGGCGAAGTTCGGCCAGCTCTCGACGGCGTTCTTCTATCGCCGGTCGCTGATCGTCGCTCCGCAGAAGACCGGTAAAGGTCCGTGGTCGGCGGCGATCGTCGCTGCCGAGGCGTGTGGGCCGGTCGTGTTCGCCGGGTGGGCGGAAGAGGGCGACGTCTATCGCTGCGAGGATCACGGCTGCTATTGCGGCTGGGAGTACGAGTATCAGCCTGGTGAGCCGATGGGCAGGCCGTGGCCTACACCACTGATCCAGCTCACGGCTACCTCCGACGACCAGACCGACAACGTCTACCGGCCGCTTAAGGCCATGGCACGTGCGTGGCCGCTCAACCAGATGATGCGGGTCGGCGAGGAGTTCATCCGGATCGGCGACGACGGCCTGATCGACACGGTTACCTCGTCCGCGTTGTCCCGGTTGGGTAACCCGATCAACTGCGCGTTGCAGGACGAGACCGGGCTGTACACCGCCACGAACAAGCTGCTGAAGGTCGCGGAGACTCAGCGGCGCGGTGCCGCGGGTATGGGTGGCCGGTCGATGGAGACCACGAACCCGTGGGATCCCGCCGAGGACTCGGTGGCACAACGCACCTATCAGTCCCTGCGGCCGGACATCTTCAAGTTCTACCGGATCCCGCCGAAGAACTTGTCGTACCTGGACAAGCGGGAACGGCGAAAGATCCACGCCTACGTCTACAGAGGATCCCTCCATGTGGACTTGGACGCGATCGAGGCCGAGGCTGCCGAGCTCATCGAGAAGGATCCAGGGCAGGCAGAGCGGTTCTTTGGCAACAGGGTCGTTCCCGGCACGGGCTCGTGGTGTGACGTTCGCAAGTGGGACGATCGCAAGGTCAAGGCTCCTCGGTCGGTACCGCGCAAGACGCAGATCGTGCTCGGCTTCGACGGGTCGGACACCGACGACTGGACCGGCTTCAGGGCCGAAACCCAGGACGGTTACCAGTTCACACCGACGTTCGGGTCGGACAAGCGGCCAACGGTGTGGAATCCGGCCGATCATGGCGGGCAGGTACCGCGGCTTGAGGTCCGTGCGGCGCTGGATGAGCTGTTCGAGTTCTTCACGGTGATCCGGATGTACGCCGACCCACCGGACTGGGAAACCGAGATCGACGACTGGGCTGCCGCCTACGGCGAGAAGCGCGTCCTGCGGTTCTCGACCTTCCGGTGGATCCAGATGCACGCGGCGGCCGAGCGGTTGCTGACCGATGTGACCAAGCAAGACAGCACGTTCTCGCACGATGGGTGTGGGATCGCGTCGGATCACGTGGCGCACACGAGGAAGTCCGCTCGGCCAGGGAAGCCGCCGCGGTACGTGCTGGAGAAGGCAAGCCAGACTGAGAAGATCGACCTGACGGTGTGCTCGATCCTCGCCCACGAAGCCGCCGGTGACGTGACAGCGGCGAAGTTGTGGAAACCGGCGCGAAAGCTCGTTGTGATGCGGTGAAGGGGGCGAGATGGCGGTCCCCAGCACGGACCTCGAATGGGTCAACTACCTGGCTCGTCGGCACGATGCCGAGAAGCCGGAGCTCGAGGCGTACGACCGGTACTACGAGGGCACGCAGCCCCTGACGTACATGCATCCGGAGATCCTGCGGGAGGTGCAGGATCGGATCTCGCCGGTCATCATCGCGTGGCCGCAGCTGATCGTCGACTCGGTCGAGGAGAGGCTGGACGTCGAGGGTTTCCGGACGCCGGACCAGGAATCTGCGGACGACGACCTGTGGCGAGTGTGGCAGTCCAACGACCTGGACGAGCAGAGTCAGCTCGGTCATCTCGACGCGTTGACGATGCGCCGGGCATATGTGTGTGTCGGGTCGAACGAGGACGACGAGGACACGCCGCTGGTGACGGTCGAGTCGCCGCTGGAGATGTTCGCTGACGTGGACCCGCGCACCCGCAAAGTGCGCGCGGCCCTGCGCCGGGTTGTCGAGGAAGACTCCTCGGCGCGGACAAACGAGCGGTACGCGACCTTGTACCTGCCCGATCGGACGGTTTGGTACCAGTGGTCCGGCGAATGGAAGGTCGAGGACGTTGACGAGCACCGGCTCGGCGAGGTCCCGGTCACGCCGCTGGTGAACCGCGGCCGGACGACCAGGATGGTGCGGAATGCCCGCGGCAACGCCATCCGGTACGGGCGGAGCGAGCTCGCGCCGGTGATTCCGCTGGCGGACGCGGCGAACAAGCAGGCGACGGACATGATGATCGCCAGCGAGTTCGTTGCGCTGCCGCTGCGCGGTTTCTGGGGCATCACGCCTGAGGACCTCGTTGACCAGGACGGCAACCGGATCACCGCACTGCAGGCCATCATGGGCCGGTTGTTGACGCTGGCGGACACCGAGGGCAAGCAGTTCGAGTTCCCGGGCGCCAGCTTGGACAACTTCGTGAAGACGCTCGACTCGCTGGCCAAGATGGTCGCGGCGATCGCTGGTCTTCCCCCGCACTACCTCGGTCACGCCGCCGATAATCCGGCCAGCGCCGAAGGCATCCGGTCGGCGGAGTCGCGGCTGGTGAAGCGGGCTGAGCGGAAGCAACGGGCGTTCGGTGGCGCGTGGGAGCGGACGGCGCGGATCGTGCGCCGGTTCCAGGAAGGTGACTGGGATCCGGCGCTGCGCCGGTTGGAGACGATTTGGCGTGATGCGTCTACGCCGACCGAGGCCCAGAAGGCCGACGCAACGGTGAAGAA
This window contains:
- a CDS encoding phage portal protein encodes the protein MAVPSTDLEWVNYLARRHDAEKPELEAYDRYYEGTQPLTYMHPEILREVQDRISPVIIAWPQLIVDSVEERLDVEGFRTPDQESADDDLWRVWQSNDLDEQSQLGHLDALTMRRAYVCVGSNEDDEDTPLVTVESPLEMFADVDPRTRKVRAALRRVVEEDSSARTNERYATLYLPDRTVWYQWSGEWKVEDVDEHRLGEVPVTPLVNRGRTTRMVRNARGNAIRYGRSELAPVIPLADAANKQATDMMIASEFVALPLRGFWGITPEDLVDQDGNRITALQAIMGRLLTLADTEGKQFEFPGASLDNFVKTLDSLAKMVAAIAGLPPHYLGHAADNPASAEGIRSAESRLVKRAERKQRAFGGAWERTARIVRRFQEGDWDPALRRLETIWRDASTPTEAQKADATVKKFQAKIITLRQAREDLGYTDPQITRMEKDDEKEAQRDPVAEIARGLADRVPVSEPDIPPADPEGAPVVDRVPA